The following are encoded together in the Euwallacea fornicatus isolate EFF26 chromosome 11, ASM4011564v1, whole genome shotgun sequence genome:
- the LOC136342052 gene encoding uncharacterized protein yields the protein MSESGTRVDIGNVIETRQGELLLVLPKGGGGEEIRSILDRGLGAERTRTGLGSRSVIFQVADLDAIATEEVVEVVAFEAKLAPNQVSRVRKVAEDLVDISRCRLRELRDSERCYRCWEVGHKASACKGVNRTRLCARCAKAGHRAVECKNSRYCHLCNADGHSAGGPNCGGGANKASKSAPSWATKEKGDRSPSLPKSEAGGKVPKKGEKSGPPPSKGRQDRTKTGGNRSSPLKSGEEEKGPKRRRVKKTSDPPPLGGGKENYGGAQSSRSSSPPMGGKEEREAASGSTESRSLPPVERERDRNADEERDSPSSTEEKMETQEKSDRAGQQGPAGGAKD from the exons ATGTCCGAAAGCGGAACACGAGTTGATATCGGCAATGTCATAGAGACCCGCCAAGGCGAGCTCCTCCTGGTGCTGccgaaggggggggggggggaggagATCCGTTCAATCCTCGACCGTGGGTTGGGGGCTGAGCGGACTCGTACCGGGCTTGGATCCAGGTCCGTCATCTTTCAGGTGGCGGACTTGGATGCCATTGCAACGGAGGAGGTGGTAGAAGTGGTAGCTTTCGAGGCCAAGCTTGCGCCGAACCAG GTGAGCAGGGTCCGGAAGGTCGCCGAGGACCTGGTTGACATCAGCAGATGCCGACTCAGGGAGCTGAGGGACTCCGAGCGTTGCTACCGATGTTGGGAAGTTGGCCATAAGGCTAGTGCGTGCAAAGGCGTGAACAGGACACGCCTGTGCGCCAGATGCGCCAAGGCGGGGCACAGGGCCGTGGAGTGTAAAAACTCCCGGTACTGCCACCTCTGCAACGCGGACGGCCACAGTGCGGGAGGTCCAAATTGTGGGGGAGGAGCCAATAAGGCTTCTAAGTCCGCGCCCTCGTGGGCAACTAAAGAGAAGGGTGACCGCTCTCCCTCTCTGCCCAAAAGCGAAGCGGGAGGAAAGGTGCCCAAAAAAGGGGAAAAGTCCGGACCTCCCCCTTCAAAAGGACGGCAGGACCGAACTAAAACGGGTGGCAACCGCTCTTCTCCGCTCAAGAGTGGGGAGGAGGAGAAGGGCCCCAAAAGAAGGCGGGTCAAAAAAACATCCGACCCTCCCCCCTTGGGAGGAGGGAAGGAGAATTATGGTGGTGCGCAGAGTTCCCGCTCTTCCTCTCCGCCAATGGGCGGGAAGGAGGAGCGGGAAGCGGCGAGTGGAAGTACGGAGTCGCGGTCCCTCCCTCCTGTTGAAAGAGAGAGGGATCGCAATGCGGACGAGGAGCGCGACTCCCCATCCTCCACCGAGGAGAAGATGGAGACACAAGAAAAGTCGGACCGCGCCGGCCAACAAGGACCGGCCGGCGGCGCAAAGGACTGA